One genomic window of Oncorhynchus kisutch isolate 150728-3 linkage group LG24, Okis_V2, whole genome shotgun sequence includes the following:
- the usp11 gene encoding ubiquitin carboxyl-terminal hydrolase 11, with the protein MATTTSAAVTEPPGLETQRKEIESLLQEHELRAGDTWYLVERRWYEQWKEYVETGDQNSSSFPGQIDNTELFEELDSYHLKERLVENEDFVLIPAEAWHKLLAWYGMVEVQPALERKVVDLPSLVKVEVYPVEIFLCLHSNMENVVTAQFSRADHIHTIQKVMMTQFDVVEGAETRLWMKSSDTSCERLRNVHVRVLDSCLSSGMTVIMEMRNADGTWPSSRPQIMRNSVEEQDSYRGQPGVCGLTNLGNTCFMNSALQCLSNTPPLTEYFLRNAYLEELNFTNPLGMKGEIAEAYADVIKQMWSGRHYSVVPRIFKTKVGHFASQFLGYQQHDSQELLSFLLDGLHEDLNRVKNKEYIELRDAAGRPDQEVAEEAWRNHRRRNDSAIVDTFHGLFKSTLVCPECRKVSVTFDPFCYLSVPLPVSKDRVMEVFFVSLDPVAKPVQHRLVVPKAGKVFDLCSVLSEMTNIPANQMVVADVFNHRFYKLYHADESLSCILDRDDIFVYELNRGSMEEEGDEVVLALYLRERSHYRDYGSGSSSYGTSLFGHPLLMTVPRGQCSRDALYHLFLQRLARYVRPPDPSEEEDEEEGEDDDDDDDEEEELYKTQTNGVSYDDGEDDCERPEPSKRDHCCDGVGQGPAVTQTQPDQTQESGGEAQADEGASSEVRAGCSTEDSASTSCSASASCSDGASGGAGASGGAGASGGAGASGGAGASGGAGASGGASVDASATGPTDSQQGAGHQQPCEEEEEERGECPPCLPQANRRQAKRKGCEARRRKLLFSIQAVNSNGTTERGMGEDGSAFSFSSQPYVAMDWDPDMKKKYYNENEAEKYVKHQSMEVPHQQTTVQLQECIELFTTVETLEEENPWYCPMCKKHQLATKKLDLWSLPEVLIIHLKRFSYTKYSREKLDIIVDFPLRHLDFSGCLLRKTGTNGEPPSRYDLIAVSNHYGGLRDGHYTSYARNKDNGQWYYFDDSKVTYAREEQIVTNAAYLLFYHRQDKIRQPTLPAPLDSSSPTQPANDVSSPKHDGMEGATPCVNMETD; encoded by the exons ATGGCTACTACTACTTCAGCTGCGGTTACAGAACCTCCTGGATTAGAGACTCAACGCAAAGAAATCGAGTCTTTACTTCAGGAACATGAACTCCGTGCAGGGGATACTTG GTACCTGGTGGAGAGGCGATGGTATGAGCAGTGGAAGGAGTATGTGGAAACAGGAGACCAGAACTCCTCTTCTTTTCCTGGACAGATTGACAACACAGAGCTGTTTGAGG AACTGGATTCATACCACCTGAAGGAGCGTCTGGTGGAGAATGAGGACTTTGTGTTGATCCCTGCTGAAGCATGGCATAAGCTTCTGGCCTGGTATGGCATGGTAGAGGTCCAGCCTGCCCTGGAGCGAAAG GTGGTGGATCTGCCCAGCCTAGTCAAGGTTGAGGTCTACCCTGTGGAAATCTTCTTGTGCCTCCATAGCAACATGGAAAATGTTGTGACGGCACAGTTTAGCCGTGCTGATCACATCC ATACGATTCAGAAGGTGATGATGACGCAGTTTGATGTGGTGGAGGGGGCAGAGACCCGGCTGTGGATGAAGAGCTCAGACACCAGCTGTGAGAGGCTGAGGAATGTCCACGTCAGAGTCCTCGACTCCTGCCTCAGCTCTGGCATG ACGGTGATCATGGAGATGAGGAATGCAGATGGTACCTGGCCCAGCTCCAGACCGCAGATCAT GAGGAACTCTGTGGAGGAGCAGGACTCTTACCGGGGCCAGCCAGGAGTCTGTGGCCTCACCAATCTGGGAAACACATGTTTCATGAACTCTGCACTGCAG TGTCTCAGTAACACTCCTCCACTGACGGAGTACTTCCTGAGGAATGCCTATCTGGAGGAGCTCAACTTCACCAACCCCCTGGGCATGAAGGGGGAGATCGCAGAGGCCTACGCTGATGTCATCAAACAGATGTGGTCGGGGAGGCACTACTCTGTGGTTCCCAGGATCTTCAAG ACCAAGGTTGGTCACTTTGCCTCCCAGTTTCTGGGCTACCAGCAGCATGACTCCCAGGAGCTGCTCTCCTTCCTGCTGGACGGGCTTCATGAGGATCTCAATCGGGTAAAGAACAAGGAGTACATCGAGCTGAGGGACGCCGCTGGCAGGCCTGACCAG GAAGTGGCAGAGGAGGCATGGCGTAACCACCGGAGACGGAACGACTCCGCGATTGTTGACACCTTCCACGGCTTGTTCAAGTCCACCCTGGTTTGCCCCGAGTGCCGCAAAGTGTCTGTCACCTTTGACCCCTTCTGCTACCTGAGCGTGCCCCTGCCTGTTAGCAAGGACCGGGTTATGGAGGTATTCTTCGTCTCTCTGGATCCTGTGGCCAAACCTGTTCAG CATCGCTTGGTTGTACCCAAAGCTGGCAAAGTGTTTGACCTGTGCTCCGTTCTCTCGGAAATGACCAACATCCCAGCCAATCAA ATGGTTGTGGCTGACGTGTTCAACCATCGCTTCTATAAGCTGTACCATGCTGATGAGTCTCTAAGCTGCATCCTGGACCGGGATGACATATTTGT GTATGAGCTGAACAGAGGCtctatggaggaggagggggatgaggtGGTGCTGGCTCTGTACCTGAGGGAGCGCTCCCACTACAGGGACTACGGCTCAGGCAGCAGCAGCTACGGGACGTCCCTGTTCGGACACCCACTGCTCATGACCGTGCCTCGAGGCCAGTGCAGCCGTGACGCCCTCTATCACCTCTTCCTGCAGCGGCTAGC GCGGTATGTCCGACCACCAGATCCctcggaggaggaggatgaggaggagggtgaagatgatgatgatgacgacgatGAGGAGGAAGAATTGTACAAGACCCAGACCAATGGTGTCAGCTACG ATGACGGCGAGGATGACTGTGAGAGGCCAGAACCCTCCAAGAGGGATCACTGTTGTGATGGTGTCGGCCAAGGGCCTGCTGTGACCCAGACTCagccagaccagacccaggagtCTGGAGGAGAGGCACAAGCTGACGAGGGGGCCAGCAGTGAGGTCAGGGCAGGGTGCAGCACAGAGGACAGTGCCTCGACATCCTGCAGTGCCTCGGCATCCTGCAGTGATGGAGCCAGTGGTGGTGCTGGAGCCAGTGGTGGTGCTGGAGCCAGTGGTGGTGCTGGAGCCAGTGGTGGTGCTGGAGCCAGTGGTGGTGCTGGAGCCAGTGGTGGTGCTAGTGTTGATGCCAGTGCTACAGGCCcaacagacagccagcagggtgCAGGCCACCAGCAGccatgtgaggaggaggaggaggagaggggtgagtgcCCCCCCTGCCTGCCACAGGCCAACAGGAGGCAGGCAAAGAGAAAGGGCTGCGAGGCCAGACGGAGGAAGCTGCTCTTCTCCATCCAGGCGGTCAACTCCAACGGCACCACAGAGAGAGGCATGGGAGAGGACGGCAGTGCCTTCTCTTTTAGCT CTCAACCATATGTAGCCATGGACTGGGATCCTGACATGAAGAAGAAATACTACAACGAGAATGAGGCAGAG AAGTATGTGAAACACCAAAGCATGGAGGTTCCTCACCAGCAGACCACAGTGCAGCTGCAGGAGTGCATTGAGCTCTTCACCACTGTGGAGACCTTGGAGGAAGAAAACCCTTG GTACTGCCCAATGTGTAAGAAACACCAACTGGCCACGAAGAAACTGGACCTGTGGTCACTGCCGGAGGTTCTCATCATCCACCTGAAGCGCTTCTCTTACACCAAGTACTCCAGGGAGAAGCTGGACATCATCGTTGACTTCCCTCTCAG ACACCTCGACTTTTCAGGTTGTCTGCTGAGGAAGACCGGTACAAACGGAGAGCCGCCCAGCCGATATGATCTGATAGCAGTTTCCAACCACTACGGCGGACTCAGAGATGGGCATT ACACCAGTTATGCCCGGAACAAAGACAACGGACAATGGTATTACTTCGATGACAGCAAGGTGACATATGCAAGGGAGGAACAAATTGTG ACCAATGCTGCCTACCTCCTGTTCTACCACCGACAAGATAAGATTCGCCAGCCCACCTTACCCGCCCCCTTGGACAGCTCCTCTCCCACCCAGCCTGCTAATGATGTCTCTTCCCCCAAACACGATGGGATGGAGGGAGCCACTCCCTGTGTCAACATGGAAACAGACTGA
- the LOC109869413 gene encoding ER membrane protein complex subunit 3, with product MAELLLDSSIRIWVVLPIVLITFCVGIIRHYVTQLLQSDKKVDLEQVSDSQVLLRSRILRENGKYIPKQSFNMRKQYFNDAETGFFKKVKRKVTPKNPMTDTSMLTDMMKGNLTNVLPMIVIGGWINWAFSGFVITKVPFPLTLRFKPMLQRGIELLSLDASWVSSASWYFLNVFGLRSMYSLILGQDNAADQSRIMQDQMTGAAMAMPPDPNKAFKSEWEALEIVEHKWALENVEEELMSRDLNFCGIFSQEIKATMF from the exons ATGGCTGAGTTGCTTCTGGATTCAAGTATCCGAATATGGGTGGTTTTACCAATTGTATTGATTACATTTTGCGTTGGAATTATCCGTCACTATGTCACCCAACTCCTGCAAAGTGACAAAAAAGTTGATCTGGAACAGGTGTCAGACAG CCAAGTCCTTCTGCGTAGCCGCATCTTAAGAGAAAATGGAAAGTATATCCCTAAACAA tcATTTAACATGCGAAAGCAATATTTCAATGATGCGGAGACTGGGTTCTTCAAGAAGGTCAAGCGAAAGGTGACTCCCAAAAACCCAATGACTG ATACCAGCATGCTGACTGACATGATGAAGGGAAATCTGACCAATGTACTTCCCATGATTGTGATTGGAGGATGGATCAACTGGGCATTCTCTGGCTTTGTCATCA CTAAGGTTCCCTTTCCTCTGACATTGAGATTCAAACCAATGCTGCAGCGTGGAATTGAACTGTTGTCTCTTGATGCATCCTG GGTGAGCTCAGCCTCTTGGTATTTCCTTAATGTTTTTGGACTGAGGAGTATGTACAGCCTCATTCTTGGACAGGACAATG CTGCGGATCAGTCGAGGATCATGCAGGATCAGATGACTGGCGCTGCCATGGCCATGCCGCCTGATCCTAACAAGGCCTTTAAG AGTGAATGGGAGGCGTTGGAGATTGTGGAGCACAAATGGGCCCTGGAGAACGTTGAGGAGGAGCTGATGTCTCGAGATCTGAACTTTTGTGGAATCTTTAGTCAAGAGATAAAAGCCACAATGTTCTAA